One genomic segment of Erysipelotrichaceae bacterium 66202529 includes these proteins:
- a CDS encoding ROK family protein produces MIMTFDIGGTSIKYGLMILKDKHPEFLMQKEISSDARIVKGPGILQRVIDLTADAMQQQVIEGIAISTAGMVDTEKGCIQYANDNIPEYTGLQFKNVLEERLHIPCWVENDVNAAALGESAFGTGRGAAHVLMLTIGTGIGGAVVIDHAIYHGSSGSAGEIGYMWVKGHHFQDIASTTALVQRVQSQTSEANLNGRMICARAKQGDAVCMQAVEELCSNIAIGISSCLCMINPQIVILGGGIMTQRELFAPLIDKYLKMYANEEIYRHTKLAFAQLGNHAGMAGAFAYWMDKEGIPYAESD; encoded by the coding sequence ATGATTATGACATTTGATATCGGCGGTACCTCAATCAAATATGGACTGATGATTCTGAAGGACAAGCATCCCGAGTTTCTGATGCAAAAGGAAATAAGCAGTGATGCCAGAATTGTAAAGGGGCCGGGGATTTTGCAGAGGGTTATTGATTTGACAGCGGATGCGATGCAGCAACAGGTTATCGAGGGTATCGCAATTTCAACAGCGGGGATGGTGGATACAGAGAAGGGCTGCATTCAATATGCGAATGATAATATTCCAGAGTATACCGGATTGCAGTTTAAGAATGTACTGGAGGAGCGGCTTCATATTCCCTGCTGGGTGGAAAACGATGTGAATGCTGCGGCTCTGGGAGAATCGGCCTTTGGTACCGGAAGAGGTGCTGCCCATGTACTGATGCTGACGATTGGTACAGGAATCGGAGGAGCAGTAGTGATTGATCATGCCATTTACCACGGAAGCAGTGGAAGTGCTGGAGAAATTGGTTACATGTGGGTGAAGGGACATCATTTTCAGGATATTGCAAGCACGACGGCACTTGTTCAGCGCGTACAATCACAGACGAGCGAAGCTAACCTGAACGGGAGAATGATATGTGCACGGGCAAAGCAGGGAGATGCTGTGTGCATGCAGGCTGTTGAAGAGCTGTGCAGCAATATCGCAATCGGTATCAGCAGCTGCCTTTGTATGATAAATCCACAAATCGTCATACTGGGAGGTGGCATCATGACACAGAGGGAGCTGTTTGCACCGCTGATAGATAAGTATTTGAAAATGTACGCGAATGAAGAAATCTACCGTCATACAAAGCTTGCGTTCGCTCAGTTGGGAAATCATGCGGGAATGGCAGGAGCATTCGCCTATTGGATGGATAAGGAAGGTATCCCCTATGCGGAAAGCGATTGA
- a CDS encoding HAD-IA family hydrolase, with product MLKALVFDFDGVIVDTETQWYYIYRDWLKRMYHYDLSIQDYLVCVGSSSERLFAFLKQELGTDEEIRKFEKQAMTEFIQRTQNLPAMEGVREVVIAAKAKGLQLAIATSATRKKPLVHLERLQLLEYFDVFSTAELSRHIKPAPDIFLKAAELLGCSSAECLAVEDSRNGLIAACQAGMPCLIVPNKITESSDFTGCYRKLSSLKDLKLEELIADFQFS from the coding sequence ATGTTAAAGGCGCTCGTATTTGATTTTGATGGTGTAATCGTCGATACAGAAACACAATGGTACTATATTTACAGGGATTGGCTGAAACGGATGTATCATTATGATTTAAGCATACAGGATTATCTGGTATGCGTTGGCTCCAGCAGTGAACGGCTGTTTGCCTTTCTGAAGCAGGAGCTTGGTACGGATGAGGAAATCCGCAAATTTGAGAAACAGGCGATGACTGAATTTATCCAGCGTACGCAAAATCTTCCGGCGATGGAAGGCGTGCGGGAGGTGGTCATAGCGGCTAAGGCAAAAGGACTACAGCTGGCGATTGCGACATCTGCGACCAGAAAAAAACCGCTGGTGCATCTGGAGCGTCTGCAGCTGCTGGAATATTTTGATGTATTCTCAACAGCGGAATTAAGCCGGCATATCAAGCCTGCACCGGATATATTTTTAAAAGCCGCAGAGCTTCTTGGCTGCTCCAGTGCAGAATGCCTGGCGGTAGAGGATTCCCGCAACGGTCTAATTGCTGCCTGCCAGGCCGGGATGCCGTGTCTGATCGTACCGAATAAAATAACAGAATCCAGTGATTTTACAGGCTGTTATCGTAAACTTTCCTCTTTAAAGGATCTGAAGCTGGAGGAACTCATTGCGGATTTTCAATTCTCATAA
- a CDS encoding MerR family transcriptional regulator gives MEKKYLTAGQFAKICGVEKHVLFHYDEIGLFKPVMINENGYRYYSYHQYDTFSVITKLKKMGMPLKDIKVYLEQRSPGLFLQLLEDKFDEVDREIEKLLALKRMMVYMKESTLFAVTHEEDAICIRSYPREILLCSDDLENATNRSFASFMEEYISFCKEHNVLVQESVGCMIKTDTIRNRDYLNFSYLFMKIEKDIHQNTHIRTQGRYLCAWHKGSYDTIHKTYEHMLEYANKHGITIGPYAYEEYLIADIAQKDYTQYVTYIRMDVIDEAI, from the coding sequence ATGGAAAAGAAATATCTGACAGCCGGGCAGTTTGCAAAAATCTGCGGTGTGGAGAAGCATGTGCTGTTTCATTATGATGAAATCGGTCTTTTCAAGCCGGTGATGATCAATGAGAACGGATACCGTTATTATTCCTATCATCAGTACGATACCTTTTCTGTCATCACCAAGCTGAAGAAAATGGGAATGCCGTTAAAGGATATCAAGGTATATCTGGAACAGCGCAGTCCCGGTCTGTTTTTACAGCTGCTGGAGGATAAGTTTGACGAGGTGGACAGAGAAATTGAAAAGCTGCTGGCTTTAAAGCGGATGATGGTCTACATGAAGGAGAGCACATTGTTTGCGGTAACGCATGAGGAGGATGCTATCTGCATACGCAGCTATCCTAGGGAAATCCTTCTTTGCAGCGATGATTTGGAAAATGCCACCAACCGAAGCTTTGCCTCCTTTATGGAGGAATATATCAGCTTCTGCAAGGAGCATAATGTACTTGTGCAGGAATCGGTTGGCTGTATGATCAAAACGGATACGATACGCAACCGGGATTACCTGAATTTTTCCTATCTGTTTATGAAGATTGAAAAGGATATCCATCAAAACACGCATATCCGAACGCAGGGAAGGTATCTTTGCGCATGGCATAAGGGGAGCTACGACACTATCCATAAAACCTATGAGCACATGCTGGAGTATGCGAATAAGCATGGCATAACCATCGGCCCCTATGCTTATGAGGAATATCTGATTGCGGATATCGCACAAAAGGATTATACGCAATATGTTACCTACATACGCATGGATGTAATAGATGAAGCTATATAA
- a CDS encoding PTS mannitol transporter subunit IIBC (CmtA with CmtB possibly forms the mannitol-like permease component of the cryptic mannitol phosphotransferase system, which phosphorylates and transports various carbohydrates and polyhydric alcohols in Escherichia coli; cytoplasmic protein): protein MSKDVSLRVKAQRFGGKLSAMVLPNLGAFMGWGILTALGIWLSNDMLKAFITPVLTYLLPLLIAISGGKMIYGEKGAVIGAFTTMGVIIGADISMLLGAMIIAPLSAWLLKKLDAVVEPFIPVGFELLIGNLTVAVLGAAIAVIGCVWLAPAITSLSAVFSAGVSTLENNNLLPLTAIFIEPAKVLFLNNAIGQGILTPLGTTQLNEFGKSVLFLLESNPGPGLGILLAYCFFGKGNAKANAYGASVIHFFGGIHEIYFPFILMNPLTVLAAIAGGITGTFLFTLFNVGLVGVSSPGSIITIMMMASAGDQLLILLAVLASTAVSFLVASVIVKHSKQNDEDVNKNLKEAAKQMESLKGKKSRISSVFEEKEAVTDFHAIKRIVYVCDAGMGSSAMGASVIAKRLRKAGITDITVEHARVMDLPDAKADLIVTHVSLKQIAHEKQPDIEIISIEDYLNAPEYDELVNKIKAARS from the coding sequence ATGTCAAAAGATGTATCTTTGCGTGTGAAGGCCCAGCGCTTTGGCGGAAAACTCAGTGCCATGGTGCTTCCGAATCTGGGAGCGTTTATGGGCTGGGGGATTCTGACAGCATTGGGAATCTGGCTGTCAAACGATATGCTGAAGGCCTTTATAACACCGGTACTAACGTACCTGCTTCCGCTTTTGATCGCAATTTCCGGGGGGAAAATGATATATGGAGAAAAAGGAGCTGTCATTGGTGCTTTTACCACGATGGGGGTTATCATCGGTGCAGATATTTCCATGCTGCTGGGAGCCATGATTATCGCTCCGCTGTCCGCATGGCTGCTGAAAAAGCTGGATGCTGTGGTTGAACCGTTTATTCCCGTAGGCTTTGAGCTGCTGATTGGAAATCTGACGGTTGCTGTTCTGGGGGCTGCTATCGCGGTGATTGGCTGTGTCTGGCTTGCTCCGGCAATCACATCGCTGTCCGCTGTATTCTCTGCCGGCGTTTCGACACTGGAAAATAATAACCTGCTGCCACTGACAGCTATCTTTATTGAGCCTGCCAAGGTGCTGTTTCTGAACAATGCCATCGGTCAGGGAATCCTGACACCGCTGGGTACCACACAGCTGAATGAATTTGGTAAATCAGTCCTGTTTTTGTTGGAATCTAATCCCGGACCTGGACTTGGCATTCTGCTGGCATACTGCTTCTTCGGTAAGGGGAATGCAAAAGCAAATGCCTATGGGGCATCTGTGATCCATTTCTTCGGTGGTATTCATGAAATCTACTTCCCGTTTATCTTGATGAATCCCCTGACCGTGCTGGCAGCGATTGCCGGAGGCATTACCGGAACCTTCCTGTTTACACTATTCAATGTTGGTCTTGTGGGGGTCAGTTCACCTGGCAGTATCATCACGATTATGATGATGGCCTCGGCTGGAGATCAGCTGCTGATTCTGCTTGCAGTGCTGGCTTCAACCGCAGTGAGCTTTCTGGTCGCCTCTGTGATCGTGAAGCATTCTAAGCAGAATGATGAGGATGTAAATAAAAACCTGAAGGAAGCTGCGAAGCAGATGGAATCTTTAAAAGGAAAGAAATCACGCATTTCCTCTGTATTTGAGGAAAAGGAGGCTGTGACAGATTTCCATGCGATAAAACGTATTGTGTATGTATGTGATGCCGGGATGGGTTCTTCTGCCATGGGCGCGAGTGTGATTGCAAAGCGACTGCGAAAGGCAGGAATCACGGATATCACGGTTGAACATGCCCGTGTAATGGATTTGCCTGATGCCAAAGCGGATCTCATTGTGACCCATGTCTCCCTGAAGCAGATAGCGCATGAAAAGCAGCCGGATATCGAAATCATATCGATTGAGGATTATCTGAATGCACCTGAATATGATGAGCTTGTAAACAAAATCAAAGCAGCGAGATCATAA
- a CDS encoding PTS sugar transporter subunit IIA codes for MLEHINEENVDVRVHAADWEDAIRISAQHLLETGKIEERYIGAMIDAVHRVGPYIVLGNHVALAHARPECGVNELSVHFTTLEPPVPFGSEKFDPVSLIITLAAVDADSHLELISELADILMEEDHVERLSNSATRQEFIRLLQEMRED; via the coding sequence ATGTTAGAACATATAAATGAAGAAAATGTCGATGTCAGGGTACATGCGGCAGATTGGGAGGATGCAATCCGCATATCCGCACAGCATTTGCTGGAAACCGGAAAAATAGAGGAGCGCTATATCGGTGCAATGATTGATGCAGTACACCGCGTAGGTCCTTATATCGTATTGGGAAATCATGTCGCTCTGGCTCATGCCAGACCGGAATGCGGTGTCAATGAGCTGTCTGTTCATTTCACCACATTAGAGCCACCGGTACCTTTTGGGAGTGAAAAATTTGATCCTGTATCGCTGATTATCACACTGGCTGCTGTTGATGCCGATAGTCATTTGGAGCTGATTAGTGAGCTTGCGGACATCCTGATGGAAGAGGATCATGTAGAGCGGCTTTCAAACAGCGCAACAAGGCAGGAATTTATAAGACTGCTGCAGGAAATGAGGGAGGACTAG
- a CDS encoding gfo/Idh/MocA family oxidoreductase yields the protein MSKIRVGVIGVGQMGTYHAQIYQKLPQVELCALCEFNDSRRKELETEFPGIALYKDYKELLKDESIEALSIVLPDNLHREAVERSVQAGKHILLEKPLAKELEDGKALYEITKDYDKVFTTGFLLRFDPRFAMIKERLESNELGDIIHCYVRRNSPIIGPRRYIGASDLSMHVMIHDIDYINWWMDCQPVKVFAKNRSVLLKENGMNDVIYALVTYENGAVACMEACWTLPENSPTIIDDKVELVGTKGVAYVDSCDYGIRFVTGQGVQYPDSRHWYYVNGEVCGDLAEEVMAFVNNVATNTKSVITPKQSYDALRVVDAIERSIKEGKEVVLS from the coding sequence ATGAGTAAAATTAGAGTAGGTGTTATCGGTGTAGGACAGATGGGAACATATCATGCCCAGATTTACCAGAAGCTGCCACAGGTGGAGCTGTGCGCTCTGTGTGAGTTTAATGACAGCCGCAGAAAGGAACTGGAAACAGAATTTCCAGGTATTGCACTGTACAAGGACTACAAGGAGCTGTTGAAGGATGAATCTATAGAAGCGCTGAGTATTGTTCTGCCGGATAATCTTCATCGAGAGGCTGTGGAGCGATCAGTACAGGCAGGCAAACATATTCTGCTGGAAAAACCACTGGCGAAAGAATTGGAAGATGGAAAAGCCTTATATGAAATCACGAAGGATTATGATAAAGTATTTACAACAGGCTTCCTGCTTCGCTTTGATCCGCGCTTCGCTATGATTAAGGAGAGACTGGAAAGTAATGAGCTGGGGGATATCATTCACTGTTATGTCAGAAGAAACAGTCCAATCATCGGGCCGAGACGTTATATCGGCGCAAGTGATTTGAGTATGCATGTTATGATTCATGATATTGATTATATCAACTGGTGGATGGATTGCCAGCCGGTGAAGGTGTTTGCGAAAAACCGCAGTGTTCTGTTGAAGGAAAACGGAATGAATGATGTGATCTATGCATTGGTTACCTATGAGAACGGAGCTGTCGCATGTATGGAGGCCTGCTGGACACTGCCAGAAAATTCCCCGACGATCATTGACGATAAGGTGGAGCTTGTCGGTACAAAGGGGGTTGCCTATGTGGATTCCTGTGATTACGGCATCCGCTTTGTTACAGGACAGGGCGTTCAGTATCCGGACAGTCGTCACTGGTATTATGTAAACGGTGAGGTATGCGGTGATTTGGCAGAAGAGGTCATGGCTTTTGTGAACAACGTTGCGACCAATACAAAATCTGTCATTACGCCGAAGCAGTCCTATGATGCATTGCGTGTTGTAGATGCAATCGAGCGTTCCATTAAAGAAGGAAAAGAAGTCGTGCTTTCATGA
- a CDS encoding ATP-binding cassette domain-containing protein, producing the protein MNKKLSSLTRIISGLKPFIAPYKWEFLGAILMVIISVVTMVSAPSVEGMITTQLANDISLAERIGRLQVNFNEITKIMLILAFIYLVKTLSQVFAVIWLTNAIQHAMQDLRNALQSKIRRLPVRYFDSHQFGDVLSRITNDVDAISNALQQSFVNVVTGVLTILLALTMMIRIHVLMACIAFMIIPLSLLITVFIVRHSQKRFKAQQDALGALNGAITELYTGYNEILLFNKQQESIERFRKLNENLRQNACTAQFVSSTIGPLNALVTYLTIGGVAVVGTIQIIHGNLSVGNLQAFVRYIWQVNDPLSQISSLSAQIQSAFAAIERVLEILNEEEEVAELSPAKQIEHVKGNVSFSHVRFGYGEEPLMKDLNVEVKSGQMVAIVGPTGAGKTTLINLLLRFYDVNGGSICIDGVDIRDMKRGELRDLFGMVLQDTWLFSGSIYDNIRYGRLDARKDEIIRAAKMANVHHFIRTLPDGYHSVINEEANNISQGEKQLLTIARAILKDPQILILDEATSSVDTRLEKMLQEAMHRVMEGRTSFVIAHRLSTIRSADLILVINNGDIVEQGTHEELMKKQGYYEKLYNSQFAQKGVSSELS; encoded by the coding sequence ATGAATAAGAAGCTGTCATCACTCACACGCATTATTTCCGGTTTAAAACCGTTTATTGCCCCATATAAGTGGGAATTTCTGGGAGCTATCCTGATGGTCATCATCAGTGTCGTTACCATGGTCAGTGCACCGAGTGTGGAGGGGATGATCACCACACAGCTCGCAAATGATATCAGTCTTGCCGAGCGGATTGGCAGGCTGCAGGTCAACTTCAATGAAATCACAAAAATTATGCTGATTCTGGCTTTTATCTATCTGGTAAAAACGCTGTCGCAGGTATTCGCTGTTATCTGGCTCACAAACGCTATTCAGCATGCGATGCAGGATTTAAGAAATGCACTGCAAAGTAAAATCCGCCGTCTGCCGGTACGCTATTTTGACAGCCACCAGTTCGGTGATGTGCTGAGCCGGATCACCAACGATGTGGATGCCATCAGCAATGCTCTGCAGCAGAGCTTTGTCAACGTGGTAACCGGAGTTTTAACAATTCTTCTGGCACTTACTATGATGATTCGCATTCATGTTCTTATGGCATGTATTGCGTTTATGATCATTCCGCTGTCATTACTGATTACGGTCTTTATCGTCCGTCATTCCCAAAAGCGCTTTAAGGCGCAGCAGGATGCTCTGGGTGCATTGAATGGCGCTATTACAGAGCTGTATACGGGTTACAATGAAATTCTGTTATTCAATAAGCAGCAGGAATCTATTGAAAGATTCCGGAAGCTGAATGAGAATCTGCGGCAGAATGCCTGTACGGCACAGTTTGTGTCCAGTACGATAGGCCCGCTGAATGCGTTGGTTACGTATTTAACGATTGGCGGTGTTGCAGTTGTCGGAACGATTCAGATCATTCACGGAAATCTGAGCGTCGGAAACCTGCAGGCCTTTGTCCGCTATATCTGGCAGGTCAATGATCCGCTTTCCCAGATTTCCTCCCTGTCCGCTCAGATTCAGTCTGCCTTTGCGGCAATCGAGCGTGTGCTGGAAATACTGAATGAGGAGGAGGAAGTCGCAGAGCTGAGCCCTGCAAAACAAATTGAACATGTAAAGGGGAATGTTTCCTTCTCACATGTGCGCTTCGGTTATGGGGAAGAGCCGTTGATGAAGGATCTCAATGTCGAAGTAAAAAGTGGGCAGATGGTCGCTATTGTCGGCCCGACAGGAGCGGGGAAAACGACCCTGATCAATCTGCTGCTTCGGTTCTATGATGTAAACGGGGGAAGCATCTGCATTGACGGTGTAGACATCCGCGATATGAAGCGGGGAGAGCTGCGGGATCTGTTTGGTATGGTACTGCAGGATACCTGGCTGTTTTCCGGAAGTATTTACGACAATATCCGTTACGGGCGTCTGGATGCGCGCAAGGATGAAATCATACGCGCAGCCAAAATGGCAAATGTACACCACTTTATCCGTACACTGCCCGATGGCTATCATTCCGTTATCAATGAGGAAGCTAACAATATTTCACAGGGTGAAAAGCAGCTGCTTACCATTGCCCGTGCGATATTGAAGGATCCGCAGATTCTGATTCTGGATGAGGCAACCTCCTCCGTCGATACCCGTCTGGAGAAAATGCTGCAGGAGGCAATGCACCGCGTCATGGAAGGAAGGACGAGCTTTGTAATTGCCCACCGTTTGTCCACTATACGCAGTGCTGATCTGATTCTGGTTATCAATAACGGGGATATCGTGGAACAGGGAACCCATGAGGAGCTGATGAAAAAGCAGGGCTATTATGAAAAGCTGTATAATTCACAGTTTGCACAGAAGGGTGTATCTTCTGAGCTTTCCTAA
- a CDS encoding ATP-binding cassette domain-containing protein — MKLILHYLKRYKKLCIINVISVFGFALVELGIPTIIADMIDVGVMNSDTDYIIRMGFVVLLISLIGVSMTILLGYCCARISTAITRDIRNDIFDHAQRFTAYEFNRFGISSMITRTNNDAFQIQMFVNVLLRTALMTPIMFVASIIMTARASLPLSGIIVATIPLIIIGVFVVAKISKPISENQQASLDCLNRISRENLSGIRVIRAFDNDAYEQQRFDETNAKFTGYSKKLFKLMMMTSPIFFLLMNVAGLCIYWVASLLIQGGSLPLGQLVAFMDYLFHAMFSIMLFCTVFMMYPRAEVSAKRIEAVFDTVPLVHNDGKQLDGNQEGTICFDHVTFVYPDGEEPVLKDVSFSAKKGETIAFIGSTGSGKSTLVNLIPRFYDVSEGSIRIDGVDIREYDVYELRSRLGVIPQKAFLFNGTIADNIRFGKPDATEEEIIQAAKTAQAYDFIMEKEHGFEEEITEGATNVSGGQKQRLSIARALVRKPDIYVFDDSFSALDFKTDATLRKDLKKVTANSIVMVVAQRISSIMDADRIVVLNEGNVIGMGTHRELLKSCEIYKEIALSQLSEEELAHE, encoded by the coding sequence TTGAAACTTATTTTGCATTATCTGAAACGATATAAAAAACTATGTATCATCAATGTCATCTCTGTTTTCGGATTTGCATTGGTGGAACTTGGCATCCCTACCATTATTGCGGATATGATTGATGTCGGTGTGATGAACTCCGATACCGATTATATTATCCGTATGGGATTTGTCGTCCTGCTGATTTCCCTGATCGGTGTCAGTATGACGATTCTTCTCGGGTACTGCTGTGCCAGAATTTCAACGGCGATTACCAGAGATATCCGAAATGATATTTTTGATCATGCCCAGCGCTTTACAGCGTATGAATTTAACCGGTTTGGAATTTCATCCATGATTACCCGAACCAACAATGATGCTTTTCAGATTCAGATGTTCGTCAATGTGCTGCTGCGTACTGCATTGATGACGCCGATCATGTTCGTTGCGAGTATTATCATGACGGCAAGGGCATCACTGCCTCTAAGCGGCATTATTGTGGCAACAATTCCACTCATTATCATTGGAGTTTTCGTCGTAGCGAAAATCAGTAAGCCGATTTCAGAAAATCAGCAGGCATCTTTGGATTGCCTGAATCGTATTTCCCGTGAAAATCTAAGCGGAATCCGCGTCATCCGTGCATTCGACAACGATGCCTATGAACAGCAGCGCTTTGATGAAACAAATGCAAAATTCACAGGCTATTCCAAAAAGCTGTTCAAGCTGATGATGATGACCTCACCGATTTTTTTCCTGCTTATGAATGTGGCAGGACTGTGCATTTACTGGGTGGCATCCTTACTGATTCAGGGAGGCTCTCTGCCGCTTGGTCAGCTGGTGGCCTTCATGGATTACCTGTTTCACGCCATGTTCTCCATCATGCTGTTCTGTACGGTCTTTATGATGTATCCGCGTGCCGAGGTCAGTGCCAAGCGTATTGAAGCGGTATTTGATACTGTGCCGCTGGTACACAATGACGGCAAGCAGCTGGATGGAAATCAGGAAGGTACGATCTGCTTTGATCATGTGACCTTTGTATATCCGGATGGAGAGGAGCCTGTCTTAAAGGATGTCAGCTTCTCTGCGAAAAAAGGAGAAACGATCGCCTTTATCGGAAGCACCGGCTCGGGAAAGAGTACGCTGGTTAATCTGATTCCGCGCTTTTATGATGTCAGTGAGGGCAGCATCCGCATTGATGGTGTGGATATCCGCGAGTATGATGTATATGAACTGCGCTCACGCCTTGGTGTGATACCGCAAAAGGCATTTTTGTTCAATGGAACAATTGCGGATAATATTCGCTTTGGAAAACCGGATGCCACTGAGGAAGAAATTATACAGGCTGCGAAAACAGCACAGGCATACGATTTCATTATGGAAAAGGAGCATGGCTTTGAAGAAGAAATCACCGAGGGTGCGACCAATGTATCCGGAGGACAGAAGCAGCGCCTATCCATTGCCCGTGCCCTGGTACGCAAGCCGGATATTTATGTGTTTGACGATTCCTTTTCTGCCCTGGACTTCAAAACGGATGCCACCTTGCGAAAGGATTTGAAAAAGGTAACAGCAAATTCCATCGTTATGGTTGTGGCGCAGCGTATCTCCAGCATTATGGATGCAGACCGCATTGTTGTCCTGAATGAAGGAAATGTAATCGGTATGGGTACACACCGTGAACTGCTGAAGAGCTGCGAAATCTATAAAGAGATTGCATTGTCTCAGCTAAGTGAGGAGGAATTGGCACATGAATAA